From a region of the Panthera uncia isolate 11264 chromosome B1, Puncia_PCG_1.0, whole genome shotgun sequence genome:
- the LRAT gene encoding lecithin retinol acyltransferase has translation MKNPMLEALSLLLEKLLLISNFKLFSSGAQSENKARNSFYEISRFLRGDVLEVPRTHLTHYGIYLGDNRVAHMMPDILLALTDDKRLTQKVVSNKRLILGVIGRVASVRVDTVEDFAYGADILVNHLDKSLKRKALLNEEVAQRAEKLLGLTSYSLLWNNCEHFVTYCRFGTPISPQADKFCENVKIIIRDQRSVLASAILGLASIVCLGLASYTTLPAIFIPFFLWMAG, from the exons ATGAAGAACCCAATGCTGGAGGCACTGTCCCTATTGCTGGAGAAGCTGCTCCTCATCTCCAACTTCAAGCTCTTCAGTTCCGGGGCCCAGAGCGAAAACAAGGCGAGGAACAGTTTCTATGAGATCAGCCGTTTCCTGCGCGGCGACGTGCTGGAGGTGCCGCGGACCCACCTGACCCACTACGGCATCTACCTGGGCGACAACCGTGTCGCCCACATGATGCCCGACATCCTCTTGGCCCTGACCGACGACAAGCGGCTCACCCAGAAGGTGGTCTCCAACAAGCGTCTCATCCTGGGCGTCATCGGCAGGGTGGCCAGCGTCCGCGTGGACACAGTGGAGGACTTCGCCTACGGAGCCGATATCCTGGTCAATCACCTGGACAAGTCCCTCAAGAGGAAGGCGCTGCTCAACGAAGAGGTGGCGCAGAGAGCGGAGAAGCTGCTGGGCTTGACTTCCTACAGCCTCCTGTGGAACAACTGTGAGCACTTCGTGACCTACTGCAGATTCGGCACACCGATCAGCCCCCAGGCTGACAAG ttctgtgaGAATGTGAAGATAATTATTCGTGATCAGAGAAGTGTTCTTGCTTCAGCAATCTTGGGATTGGCGTCTATAGTCTGTCTGGGCTTGGCATCATATACTACCCTTCCTGCAATTTTTATTCCGTTCTTCCTATGGATGGCTGGCTGA